From a region of the Methanoculleus receptaculi genome:
- a CDS encoding PAS domain S-box protein gives MRGERGENDTVEASTARSDGGESPEPGRELCLSILRKAPDGFVLLDGKGRYRYMNPAFTRITGYTMEDLPDISTWFECACPNPTYRQKVHELRQELFSGNCDSMVVTIVRKDGRVREIEARRTPIDDDCILLSIMDVTEQTLIEESLQQTASELSAVIDSFPDLFLRLNADGTILDTRAGRLVERPMITRAHLGQRVQDLLPPGGSEAFLGALREAVRTNARPAPIEFECRAEGETRCYEARVVPLHGTHLMAIIRDITERKRAEEELQRYREHLEEVVAERTAELRRANEQLEHLVYCIEVTERKAAERWLDRSAEKGTVAVDEPESVRITTNETGTIIIADLTAERLSGFSRDELVGKTVWSLFSGGGVRETLSREVLEGGRSAECSEGVALVRKDGSKEAVHITAEPIKSAAGAVIGMICTLRKG, from the coding sequence ATGAGAGGGGAGAGAGGAGAGAACGATACCGTGGAAGCGTCGACGGCGAGAAGCGATGGCGGCGAATCACCAGAGCCGGGAAGAGAACTCTGCCTCTCGATCCTCCGCAAAGCTCCGGATGGGTTCGTTCTTCTGGACGGGAAAGGCAGGTACCGCTACATGAACCCGGCTTTTACCAGGATCACAGGGTATACCATGGAGGATCTCCCCGATATCAGCACCTGGTTTGAGTGCGCCTGCCCGAACCCGACCTACAGGCAGAAGGTGCATGAACTCAGGCAGGAGCTCTTCAGCGGCAACTGCGACTCCATGGTTGTTACCATTGTCCGGAAAGACGGCCGGGTGCGCGAGATCGAGGCCCGCCGAACACCCATCGATGACGACTGTATCCTCCTCTCCATAATGGACGTCACCGAGCAGACCCTGATCGAGGAGAGCCTCCAGCAGACCGCGTCCGAACTGAGCGCGGTGATCGATTCTTTCCCGGATCTCTTCCTCAGGCTGAACGCTGACGGCACGATCCTGGACACAAGGGCCGGCCGACTGGTGGAGAGGCCGATGATCACCCGGGCGCACCTGGGGCAACGGGTGCAGGACCTGCTACCCCCAGGAGGTAGTGAGGCGTTCCTGGGTGCACTGCGAGAGGCCGTCAGGACCAACGCCCGCCCCGCGCCTATCGAGTTCGAGTGCAGGGCGGAGGGGGAGACGCGCTGCTACGAAGCCAGGGTTGTGCCGCTCCATGGCACGCACCTGATGGCCATAATCAGGGATATAACAGAGAGAAAGAGAGCCGAAGAGGAGCTGCAGCGTTACCGGGAGCACCTGGAGGAGGTTGTTGCCGAGCGAACCGCCGAACTCAGGCGGGCGAATGAGCAGCTCGAGCACCTCGTCTACTGCATAGAGGTGACCGAGCGCAAAGCCGCAGAGAGATGGCTGGATCGATCGGCTGAGAAGGGAACTGTCGCGGTGGATGAACCCGAGAGTGTGAGGATCACCACCAACGAGACCGGGACGATCATCATCGCCGACCTGACAGCAGAACGCCTCTCTGGTTTCAGCAGGGATGAACTGGTCGGAAAAACGGTCTGGTCGCTCTTTTCCGGCGGTGGTGTGAGAGAGACCCTGAGCCGTGAGGTGCTGGAGGGCGGCAGATCCGCTGAATGCTCAGAAGGTGTGGCGCTCGTAAGAAAAGACGGGTCGAAAGAGGCGGTTCATATCACCGCCGAACCCATTAAGAGTGCCGCTGGTGCTGTGATCGGCATGATCTGCACACTGCGGAAAGGCTGA
- a CDS encoding MBL fold metallo-hydrolase, protein MKLTILASGSKGNCACLQGERGALLIDAGLSARETLRRLDAAGGDASLIEGILVTHEHIDHVRGLDVLSRRLGVPVYATGGTLEAILEKSEASMADLRRCRSGERFSLGDFSIEPFPTSHDAREPCGFCIAEGDLRIGCCTDTGTITPTIFDRLATCDAVLLESNHCPDMLENGPYPPYLKNRIRSKRGHLSNPDAARCLQRLADHIQVAMLAHLSEVNNTPEKVRLSALEGLGLYSDRVGVGVAPQDPGAVHPESCGFRL, encoded by the coding sequence ATGAAACTGACGATCCTTGCCAGCGGGAGCAAAGGCAACTGTGCCTGCCTTCAGGGGGAGCGGGGTGCGCTGCTCATCGACGCCGGTCTATCCGCCCGAGAGACGCTCCGGCGCCTTGATGCCGCCGGGGGGGACGCCTCGCTCATCGAGGGCATACTCGTCACGCACGAGCACATCGACCACGTTCGCGGTCTCGACGTCCTCTCAAGGAGGCTCGGTGTTCCGGTCTATGCAACCGGCGGCACCCTGGAGGCTATCCTGGAGAAGTCCGAAGCGTCCATGGCGGATCTCCGGCGGTGCCGTTCCGGCGAGAGGTTCTCCCTCGGCGACTTCTCGATCGAGCCCTTCCCGACTTCTCACGATGCCAGGGAACCCTGTGGATTCTGTATCGCCGAAGGGGATCTCCGTATCGGGTGCTGCACCGATACCGGCACCATCACCCCCACAATCTTTGATCGACTCGCCACCTGCGACGCTGTTCTGCTTGAGAGCAATCACTGCCCCGATATGCTTGAGAACGGTCCATACCCTCCATACTTGAAGAACCGGATAAGATCGAAGAGAGGCCATCTCTCAAACCCTGATGCCGCCCGGTGCCTCCAGCGTCTGGCCGATCATATCCAGGTGGCGATGCTCGCCCATCTTAGCGAGGTCAACAACACACCGGAGAAGGTACGCCTCTCAGCGCTCGAAGGGCTCGGGCTCTACTCTGACCGGGTGGGTGTCGGCGTGGCGCCCCAGGACCCCGGAGCGGTGCATCCGGAGTCCTGCGGGTTCAGGCTCTGA
- a CDS encoding oxidoreductase, protein MGLKMASKKYPHLFLPITIRNVEIRNRIVMLPHEPAFGGEDHMPTRKQVFYYRERAMGGVGLVVVPSMGVHPSGSYAHMVHAFDKRSIPGLTAITDAVHEFGARVFGQLTHYGNQSRSIETHRPLWAPSAQPDMTIGEIPWTMTVSQIHEIVAGFGVSAANLIEAGFDGVEIKVAHDGVLRQFLSPHSNHRNDEYGGSAENRARIVLEVLQAIREAIGDRPLGIRLDINEYLPDGLGVDDAIEFARMFTGIADYISSDSGTWESIWMTIPPSPIEHGFLLPDVARLKSAISVPVIGHGRIVRPEEAEAALADGSCDMIGMTRQLIADPFWAEKAQNGEEEGIMTCIGCNFCLSRLLADKPVMCVVNPAAGFEEIYGHEKQARSARQPGKLVVVGGGPAGMRAAEIAARQGHRVVLFEKEAEIGGRIKWESRLPGRSEFEGITRYEEYALRSLKVDLHRGVAADAEKVLEERPEWVIIATGSQMVSGGINGSDARSGVFTTLDALDGRVKGNHVLVLDYGGTIEGAGVVELLATQGRRVTWVTPGFAMAMNLDVTISLPLFQRLGKLQVRNEPMQVVTNYEGKTVTLLNPYYGTTSTVESVDAIVVAGSMAPRQELFYELLGKVPRLDIIGDAAAPRTTGAALLDATSLILT, encoded by the coding sequence ATGGGGTTAAAAATGGCTTCAAAAAAGTATCCACACCTTTTTTTGCCCATCACGATTCGAAATGTGGAGATCCGCAACCGCATCGTGATGCTGCCACATGAACCTGCCTTTGGTGGGGAAGACCATATGCCCACACGCAAACAGGTCTTCTATTACCGTGAGCGTGCCATGGGCGGCGTTGGTCTTGTTGTTGTCCCGAGCATGGGCGTGCATCCTTCCGGGAGTTATGCCCACATGGTTCATGCTTTCGATAAAAGGAGCATTCCAGGCCTGACAGCGATCACCGATGCTGTTCACGAATTTGGGGCCCGGGTCTTTGGTCAGCTTACCCATTACGGCAACCAGTCGCGCAGCATTGAGACCCACCGCCCATTATGGGCACCATCAGCACAGCCTGACATGACCATTGGTGAGATCCCCTGGACGATGACGGTCTCGCAGATCCATGAGATCGTGGCAGGGTTTGGTGTTTCCGCAGCCAATCTAATAGAGGCCGGATTCGATGGCGTTGAGATCAAGGTGGCACATGACGGCGTGCTTCGCCAGTTCCTCTCACCCCATTCCAATCACCGGAACGACGAATATGGTGGTTCGGCCGAAAATCGGGCACGCATCGTGCTGGAGGTGCTGCAAGCCATCCGTGAGGCCATAGGGGACAGACCACTGGGGATACGTCTTGACATCAATGAGTATCTTCCAGATGGTCTGGGGGTTGACGATGCCATCGAGTTTGCCAGGATGTTTACCGGGATCGCTGATTACATATCCAGTGATTCAGGCACCTGGGAGTCGATATGGATGACGATCCCGCCCTCCCCAATTGAGCATGGTTTTTTGCTGCCGGATGTAGCGCGCCTGAAGTCTGCCATTTCTGTTCCGGTGATCGGTCATGGGCGGATTGTCCGTCCGGAAGAGGCGGAGGCTGCTCTGGCAGATGGCTCCTGCGATATGATCGGCATGACGCGCCAGTTGATCGCTGATCCTTTCTGGGCAGAAAAAGCTCAGAACGGCGAAGAAGAAGGTATCATGACCTGTATTGGTTGTAATTTCTGTCTCAGTCGCCTTCTGGCTGATAAGCCCGTCATGTGCGTTGTGAACCCGGCTGCCGGTTTTGAGGAGATCTACGGTCATGAAAAACAGGCCCGGTCAGCCCGGCAGCCCGGGAAGTTGGTGGTCGTTGGCGGTGGACCTGCCGGGATGAGAGCAGCTGAAATTGCCGCCAGACAGGGTCATCGGGTTGTGCTCTTTGAGAAGGAGGCGGAGATTGGTGGAAGGATAAAGTGGGAGAGTCGTTTACCGGGCAGGTCCGAGTTTGAGGGTATTACACGCTATGAGGAGTACGCTCTCAGGTCTCTCAAAGTGGATCTGCACAGAGGTGTGGCAGCTGATGCCGAAAAGGTGCTGGAAGAGAGGCCTGAGTGGGTCATCATAGCCACTGGTTCGCAGATGGTGTCTGGCGGGATAAACGGCAGCGATGCGAGATCCGGAGTCTTTACAACTCTGGATGCTCTTGATGGACGGGTGAAGGGTAATCACGTGCTGGTGCTGGATTACGGGGGGACCATTGAAGGGGCGGGAGTTGTTGAATTGCTCGCCACGCAGGGCAGACGCGTGACCTGGGTGACACCCGGTTTTGCCATGGCAATGAACCTCGATGTGACCATCTCGTTACCCCTTTTCCAGCGCCTGGGAAAACTTCAGGTTCGAAATGAACCCATGCAGGTGGTCACCAATTACGAAGGCAAAACTGTCACGTTGCTCAACCCTTACTATGGAACCACCTCCACGGTGGAAAGCGTGGATGCGATTGTGGTCGCTGGCAGCATGGCGCCCCGGCAGGAACTTTTTTACGAACTCCTGGGAAAGGTGCCACGCCTGGATATAATCGGCGATGCTGCAGCGCCCAGGACAACTGGAGCAGCCCTGCTGGATGCCACCAGCTTGATCCTGACGTAA
- a CDS encoding sulfite exporter TauE/SafE family protein: protein MVVEFTIWWILPLILIGFTIGLLVSVFGGGGGFFYVPLLTLIFQVPTQYAVATSLASIIPTTILGSLGHYRQGNLDVPLGLIFGVGGIIGAFFGAFASGMIPPPLMGKLFGIFMIVLSIPMLFSARRRAGAGTGESPAASRPLTAVRAVEGTVFGIVSGAMAGLFGVSGTPPVIAGLYLMGLPAVKVVGTSIFVLLFNAVAGLTGHLAIGQVHWGLTLFLAAGAATGAYLGPRYLSRIKTPGLERFYGRFFTVLVIALGIVMILE, encoded by the coding sequence GTGGTTGTTGAGTTCACCATATGGTGGATCCTGCCGCTGATCCTGATCGGGTTCACCATCGGTCTGCTGGTGAGCGTCTTCGGCGGCGGTGGCGGTTTCTTCTACGTGCCTCTCCTGACACTCATCTTTCAGGTGCCGACGCAGTACGCCGTCGCCACCTCCCTTGCCTCGATCATCCCGACCACCATCCTCGGTTCTCTCGGCCATTACCGCCAGGGCAACCTGGACGTCCCCCTGGGTTTGATCTTTGGCGTTGGGGGGATCATCGGTGCGTTCTTCGGCGCCTTTGCATCGGGCATGATTCCTCCGCCACTCATGGGAAAACTCTTCGGCATCTTCATGATCGTGCTGAGCATTCCAATGCTTTTCAGCGCCCGGAGGAGGGCGGGTGCCGGCACCGGCGAGAGCCCTGCGGCCTCACGCCCCCTCACGGCAGTGAGGGCGGTCGAGGGCACGGTCTTTGGCATCGTTTCCGGCGCCATGGCAGGACTCTTCGGGGTTAGCGGAACGCCGCCGGTCATCGCTGGACTGTACCTCATGGGGCTGCCTGCTGTAAAAGTGGTTGGAACATCCATATTCGTCCTCCTCTTCAACGCCGTTGCAGGTCTGACCGGCCACCTCGCGATCGGGCAGGTTCACTGGGGGCTCACCCTCTTCCTTGCGGCGGGGGCAGCTACAGGGGCGTATCTTGGACCGCGATACCTGAGCAGGATAAAGACACCCGGCCTGGAGAGGTTCTACGGCCGATTCTTCACCGTGCTGGTCATCGCCCTTGGAATCGTCATGATTCTGGAATGA
- a CDS encoding ABC transporter ATP-binding protein: protein MKTIEVDGLSKSFGHIKAVDNISFDVEEGECFGLLGPNGAGKTTTLKLLATVLNPDSGSARIYGYSILDQKDEVRANLGMVFEEPSLDVQLTGRDNLDFHACMYHMPREERRKRIAEVLRAVGLEERADIPVKDPAVGVESSELQKNAAQNLYCIPELESIGRDLLPAHKTEVGVFTESSLCRRKCFFIRGMRRLRPQ from the coding sequence ATGAAAACAATTGAAGTTGATGGATTGAGCAAGAGCTTTGGCCATATCAAAGCCGTGGATAACATATCCTTTGATGTGGAGGAGGGGGAGTGTTTTGGTCTGCTCGGCCCCAACGGTGCGGGGAAGACGACGACACTCAAACTTCTAGCCACGGTGCTCAATCCCGACTCAGGTTCAGCCAGGATATACGGATACAGTATTCTCGACCAGAAGGATGAGGTCAGGGCAAACCTTGGCATGGTCTTCGAGGAGCCGAGTCTGGATGTCCAGCTTACGGGGAGGGACAATCTGGATTTTCATGCATGCATGTATCACATGCCCCGGGAGGAGAGGAGAAAGAGGATCGCCGAGGTCTTAAGGGCGGTGGGTCTTGAGGAGAGGGCGGACATACCGGTCAAGGATCCTGCAGTAGGGGTAGAGAGTTCGGAATTGCAGAAAAACGCGGCCCAGAACCTCTACTGCATCCCGGAGTTAGAGTCCATTGGCCGCGATCTGCTTCCAGCCCACAAAACGGAGGTAGGTGTTTTCACGGAGTCGTCTCTGTGCCGTCGCAAGTGCTTTTTCATTCGAGGTATGAGGCGACTGCGACCGCAATAA
- a CDS encoding 2-phospho-L-lactate transferase CofD family protein, with protein sequence MITFLSGGTETAALIQGFRQIMYDREIAVVANTAGDLQVSGGHFAPDIDTAIFLFAGILDTGRWWGIKGDTYTTHTYLPKVGGGEPFPIGDRARAVQIARAGLLSRGLSLTEAVEAQCRSLSIGAAILPVTDGDAAIFIDTGTGLLPLSVYWMTADPATEVREVLRAAPEPPAVTEDVRAVIEASDAVVIGPASPVRCILPILDCDGMRDLLGDKFVVAVSPFSGDACPNPKDAALMYAAGEAATAPAVSRLYGDLVDLFVQDVNDPDEVKGSLRLETRLLHRRQAESLAWDIMAVIRQAIYSSNNTLSVLR encoded by the coding sequence ATGATCACATTCCTCTCCGGCGGAACAGAAACGGCCGCTCTTATCCAGGGCTTCAGGCAGATAATGTACGATCGCGAGATTGCCGTGGTCGCAAACACCGCCGGAGATCTCCAGGTCTCCGGGGGCCATTTTGCACCCGACATTGATACCGCCATCTTCCTCTTCGCGGGCATCCTGGATACCGGTCGGTGGTGGGGGATCAAAGGAGACACCTATACCACCCACACATACCTCCCGAAGGTCGGTGGCGGCGAACCCTTCCCTATCGGTGACCGTGCCAGAGCCGTCCAGATCGCGCGGGCAGGGCTCCTCTCCAGGGGGCTTAGCCTGACGGAGGCGGTGGAGGCGCAGTGCCGTTCGCTCAGTATCGGGGCAGCGATCCTCCCGGTGACGGACGGGGATGCCGCCATCTTCATCGATACCGGCACCGGACTCCTGCCTCTCTCTGTTTACTGGATGACCGCTGACCCCGCAACAGAGGTCCGCGAGGTTCTCCGGGCCGCTCCGGAACCCCCGGCGGTCACGGAAGATGTGCGGGCGGTGATCGAGGCGAGTGATGCCGTCGTGATCGGGCCTGCCAGCCCCGTGAGGTGCATCCTCCCCATCCTGGACTGCGATGGTATGCGCGACCTCCTGGGCGATAAGTTTGTGGTCGCGGTCTCACCGTTTAGCGGGGACGCCTGCCCGAACCCGAAAGATGCCGCGCTGATGTACGCTGCCGGCGAGGCCGCGACAGCCCCGGCGGTCTCCCGGCTTTATGGGGATCTCGTAGATCTCTTCGTCCAGGACGTCAACGACCCCGACGAGGTGAAAGGGTCGCTCCGTCTTGAGACGCGCCTCCTGCACAGGCGGCAGGCGGAATCACTCGCCTGGGATATCATGGCGGTGATACGCCAGGCAATTTATTCATCCAATAATACTCTGTCTGTGTTGCGATAA
- the cofD gene encoding 2-phospho-L-lactate transferase, giving the protein MITFLSGGTGTPKLLRGMRDLLEEREIAVVVNTAEDLWITGNHLSPDIDTVIYLFAGILDTGRWWGIRNDSYITHDLLRTKFGIDEYIAIGDQDRSVHAARGEMLRGGMRLTEITRILCHSLGVQATVLPMTDSVVTTYVSTPLGEMHFQEYWVKHRGEVEIEGVYRRYNETPLATQEVMDTIDASDAVVIGPGNPVTSISPILECAGVREALSRQYVIAVSPFIGDAPISGPAAALMRAFGREPSSAGTYSLYEDFMDIFIQDVRDPVEIEGGLRMDTLMFNRGKSLDLAKNILNLIYG; this is encoded by the coding sequence ATGATAACCTTTCTCTCGGGCGGGACAGGAACCCCAAAACTCCTCCGCGGGATGCGGGACCTGCTGGAAGAACGTGAGATTGCGGTCGTCGTCAACACGGCCGAGGATCTCTGGATCACAGGCAACCATCTCTCGCCCGACATCGATACGGTCATCTACCTGTTTGCGGGGATCCTGGATACGGGGCGGTGGTGGGGGATTCGCAACGACTCGTACATAACCCACGACCTACTCCGGACGAAGTTCGGTATCGACGAGTACATCGCCATCGGCGACCAGGATAGAAGCGTCCATGCCGCTCGCGGTGAGATGCTCCGAGGCGGCATGCGGTTGACGGAGATCACGCGGATCCTCTGCCACAGTCTGGGTGTGCAGGCAACCGTTCTCCCGATGACCGATTCCGTCGTGACGACCTATGTCAGCACGCCTCTCGGCGAGATGCATTTCCAGGAGTACTGGGTGAAGCACCGCGGCGAGGTGGAGATTGAGGGTGTTTACCGGAGATATAACGAAACACCTCTTGCCACACAGGAGGTTATGGATACGATCGATGCAAGCGATGCTGTGGTTATCGGTCCAGGCAACCCGGTCACGAGCATATCACCGATCCTCGAGTGCGCCGGGGTGCGGGAGGCGCTAAGCCGTCAATACGTCATCGCCGTCAGCCCGTTCATCGGAGATGCCCCCATAAGCGGGCCGGCGGCGGCGCTGATGCGCGCCTTCGGGAGGGAACCCTCATCGGCCGGGACCTACAGTCTCTACGAAGACTTCATGGATATCTTCATCCAGGACGTCCGCGACCCGGTCGAGATCGAGGGGGGGTTGCGCATGGACACGCTGATGTTCAATCGTGGGAAGAGCCTTGACCTCGCAAAGAACATCCTGAACCTGATATATGGGTGA
- a CDS encoding pyruvoyl-dependent arginine decarboxylase yields MFVPSKCFFTKGVGIHKDKLASFELALRQAGIEKYNLVHVSSIFPPNCRLISKEEGLREISPGSIVYVVMARNETNEPSRLVSAAIGHAMPRESDAYGYLSEHHAFGETEEVSGEYAEDLAATMLATTLGIEFDPDKAWQEREQIYKASGRIISTTHICQAAEGIMDGRWTTVVAAAVFL; encoded by the coding sequence ATGTTCGTTCCGAGCAAGTGTTTCTTTACAAAGGGTGTGGGAATCCACAAAGACAAACTGGCATCGTTTGAACTGGCACTCAGGCAGGCTGGTATCGAGAAGTACAACCTGGTCCACGTATCGAGTATCTTTCCCCCAAACTGTCGGCTGATCTCAAAAGAGGAGGGGTTGCGGGAGATCTCTCCTGGCAGCATCGTCTATGTTGTCATGGCTCGGAACGAGACCAATGAACCGAGCCGGCTGGTCTCCGCCGCCATAGGCCACGCGATGCCGAGGGAGAGCGATGCCTATGGCTACCTCTCCGAGCACCACGCCTTCGGTGAGACCGAAGAGGTCTCGGGTGAATATGCAGAAGACCTAGCAGCGACCATGCTCGCCACCACGCTCGGAATAGAGTTCGACCCCGACAAAGCGTGGCAGGAGCGGGAACAGATCTACAAGGCAAGTGGCCGGATCATAAGTACAACACATATCTGCCAGGCAGCGGAAGGGATTATGGACGGCCGCTGGACGACTGTCGTCGCCGCAGCGGTCTTCCTTTGA
- the aspS gene encoding aspartate--tRNA(Asn) ligase, producing MRLPIRAVTPEIESAEIVGWVHEVRDLGGLSFFLIRDRTGIIQVTMPKKNVPAEILEVARSVSRESVVRVRGSVKAIDKAPGGREIVPDYLEIINLAETPLPLDVVEKVPADMDTRLDSRFLDARKPRVRAIFFIRSALTCAATEFLASRGCINITTPKIVAAATEGGTELFPIAYFEKEAFLNQSPQLYKQMLMAAGFEAVFEIGPIFRAEEHNTVRHLNEATSLDIEVSFADHNDVMGLLEDLIVHIYGSVAKNCADDLAEIGIDLAIPERPFPRIPYLEAIEIANRSIEEKISFGDDLTPAAERAIGESMGGHYFIVDWPTDIRPYYAMPYPDRPAFCKAFDLMHPRMELASGAQRIHDHDLLVERIRAKGLSTESFEFYLRTFRYGMPPHAGWGLGIERLVMTMLDLSNIREAVLFPRDRHRLTP from the coding sequence ATGCGACTACCAATACGTGCCGTAACCCCGGAGATAGAGTCTGCAGAGATCGTCGGCTGGGTGCATGAGGTCCGCGACCTCGGGGGTCTTTCGTTCTTCCTGATCCGTGACCGGACCGGTATCATTCAGGTGACCATGCCGAAGAAGAATGTCCCGGCGGAGATCCTTGAGGTCGCCAGGAGCGTCTCAAGAGAGTCTGTGGTCAGGGTAAGAGGCAGTGTTAAGGCAATCGATAAAGCACCGGGCGGGCGCGAGATAGTCCCCGATTATCTCGAGATCATCAACCTGGCAGAGACCCCGCTCCCGCTCGACGTCGTCGAGAAGGTTCCGGCTGACATGGACACGCGGCTCGACTCCAGGTTTCTTGACGCGAGGAAACCACGTGTCCGTGCCATCTTTTTCATCCGATCCGCCTTGACCTGCGCCGCGACAGAGTTCCTCGCCTCCAGAGGCTGCATCAACATCACCACCCCGAAGATCGTCGCTGCAGCCACCGAGGGAGGCACCGAACTCTTTCCGATCGCCTACTTTGAGAAAGAGGCGTTCTTAAACCAGAGCCCGCAACTTTACAAACAGATGCTGATGGCTGCAGGGTTCGAGGCGGTATTTGAGATCGGCCCAATCTTCCGCGCCGAAGAGCATAACACCGTCAGGCACCTTAATGAAGCCACGTCGCTCGATATCGAGGTCTCGTTTGCCGACCACAACGACGTCATGGGACTTCTCGAGGATCTGATTGTTCATATATATGGATCCGTCGCAAAGAACTGCGCAGATGACCTGGCGGAGATCGGGATCGATCTCGCAATCCCGGAAAGACCGTTCCCAAGGATACCATACCTGGAGGCGATAGAGATTGCAAACCGCAGCATCGAGGAGAAGATCTCCTTTGGCGACGACCTCACACCGGCAGCCGAACGAGCGATCGGCGAGAGTATGGGAGGTCATTACTTCATCGTTGACTGGCCAACCGATATTCGGCCCTACTACGCGATGCCATACCCGGATCGGCCGGCATTCTGCAAGGCGTTCGACCTGATGCACCCCCGCATGGAACTTGCCTCCGGCGCCCAGCGCATCCACGATCACGACCTTCTGGTGGAGCGGATCCGTGCAAAAGGGTTATCAACTGAGAGTTTCGAGTTCTACCTGAGGACGTTCCGATACGGTATGCCTCCGCATGCCGGCTGGGGGCTTGGCATCGAGCGTCTGGTGATGACGATGCTCGATCTGTCAAACATCCGTGAGGCGGTGCTCTTCCCGCGCGACCGGCACAGGCTGACACCATGA
- a CDS encoding methionine synthase produces the protein MTLTAMHLPTTVVGSYPVVKGSGLMAFVDPLKHAVEVAVDDQIAAGIDIISDGQVRGDMIHAFTSHLPGIRGAAVVGKVQPARQPITLADTKYALSRHPKVKGILTGPSTLAYGLSIGTTFYRDREELILDLAQALAAEAEHLQNAGVALIQIDEPIFSTGAANLTVGREAVNAIAGRLRVPVCLHVCGNLGDVIDEILRVNVEIFDFEFSNNPHNREIISKKDLHGRMIGYGCVDSADPGIESVETIHKRIEMGIEVFSPATMLIDPDCGLRMQTREAASGKLKNMVAAARLARAEHPG, from the coding sequence ATGACCCTGACCGCAATGCATCTCCCGACTACAGTGGTCGGGAGCTATCCCGTGGTGAAAGGCTCGGGGCTTATGGCTTTTGTTGACCCGCTGAAACACGCGGTGGAGGTAGCGGTAGACGACCAGATCGCCGCCGGGATCGATATCATATCCGACGGTCAGGTCCGGGGGGACATGATCCATGCGTTCACATCTCACCTCCCGGGCATCCGTGGGGCGGCGGTCGTCGGAAAGGTGCAGCCGGCAAGGCAACCAATCACACTAGCCGACACGAAGTACGCCCTCTCCCGACACCCGAAAGTGAAAGGGATCCTCACAGGGCCAAGCACCCTCGCATACGGCCTCTCGATCGGGACCACGTTCTACCGCGACAGGGAGGAACTTATCCTGGATCTTGCGCAGGCGCTTGCAGCCGAGGCGGAGCACCTCCAGAACGCCGGTGTTGCGCTCATCCAGATTGACGAGCCCATCTTCTCCACCGGAGCGGCAAACCTCACCGTCGGCCGCGAGGCCGTGAACGCTATCGCCGGGAGGCTCCGGGTGCCGGTCTGTCTTCACGTCTGCGGGAACCTGGGGGATGTTATCGACGAGATCCTCCGGGTGAATGTTGAGATCTTCGATTTTGAGTTCTCAAACAACCCGCACAACCGTGAGATCATCTCTAAAAAAGACCTGCACGGCCGGATGATCGGCTACGGCTGTGTGGATTCGGCCGACCCCGGCATCGAGAGCGTCGAGACGATCCACAAGAGGATTGAGATGGGTATCGAGGTGTTCTCACCGGCGACAATGCTCATCGATCCCGACTGCGGTCTAAGGATGCAGACGCGTGAAGCGGCATCCGGAAAACTGAAGAATATGGTTGCTGCCGCGAGGCTTGCCCGGGCGGAACACCCGGGCTAA
- a CDS encoding RAD55 family ATPase gives MAGSTKRSTGIAGLDLALDGGFPAGARIVISGSPLSGLELLARQFWQEGGRTGAYLMLDALPGDGMVDARGMSLEEMVSAMSGERIIVDSLSTLIVTLGIEAVTRFVVEDTGALIGEGSSIVYLLYANHHTAFEEARVMRATDIFITLRQEIHGNEFERTLAIEKFRDEDVPRRVIPYNIMAEGIELSTTSRVF, from the coding sequence GTGGCAGGCAGCACCAAACGTTCTACAGGTATTGCAGGTCTGGACCTTGCGCTCGATGGCGGGTTCCCTGCGGGCGCCCGTATAGTCATCTCCGGGTCGCCGCTGAGCGGTCTTGAACTCCTTGCACGGCAGTTCTGGCAGGAAGGAGGGCGCACAGGCGCCTATCTGATGCTTGACGCCCTGCCGGGAGATGGGATGGTCGATGCACGGGGTATGAGCCTTGAAGAGATGGTTTCTGCGATGAGCGGGGAGAGAATCATCGTGGACTCGTTATCCACACTGATCGTCACCCTCGGGATCGAGGCTGTCACAAGGTTTGTCGTCGAAGACACCGGAGCCCTTATCGGCGAAGGGTCAAGCATCGTCTACCTCCTCTACGCAAACCACCACACCGCCTTTGAGGAGGCGCGGGTCATGCGCGCCACCGACATCTTCATCACCCTGCGCCAGGAGATCCACGGCAACGAGTTCGAACGGACGCTTGCCATCGAGAAGTTCAGGGACGAGGACGTGCCGCGGCGTGTGATACCCTACAACATCATGGCAGAGGGTATCGAGTTATCGACGACAAGCAGGGTCTTTTAG